CATTGTGGTTGCGGCTGTAACTTTGAAGGATATTTACCACACGTTTTAACTGATTCCCTACGTCTATTTTTTCGAAGTTATTAATGGTAGGTTTTCCAAAAGATAAAAAATCATTAATGATTTCATTTGCACGATCTAGTTCTTCAATCGAAATTTGAATAAATTCCTTCTTATTCTTAGATAAATTGGGCTCGTCAAGCAGCTGTAGAAAGCCACGTGTTACTTGCATCGGGTTTCTTATCTCATGAGCAAAGACACTGGTTAATTCGCTTATAACCCTTAATTTCTCGGATTGTTGCATTTCCAAACGCAGCTGATGAGCCTCCCTGATCGTTTCAACTAACAACGTAAAGAACCAAGTAAAAACCACTGCAAAGATAAGATGTATTAACTGTACTTTAAGATAATCTATGGAAAATCCCCTTAGAATACCAAATATCGTGAGTCCAGCAAGACAATAGTACAAAGAAAGACCTATCGCTATTTTAACCTTTTTATCTTTTTTGGAACTCACAAACAATTTACGAAAAAATAAAATAACAGGCAGTGTGAAAACCAAGACAATGATGGTATTATAAAACCCTAAATTAATCCCGAGATACAGTCGATAAAGTATAATTAGGCTGGATAGGAAAATGCTTGGCCAAAATCCACCGTATAAACTACCGATTAATAGTGGAATGATTCTTAATTCTAGTCGAGCATTCTCGCCAAAACTTACCGGAAAGGACATGCAAAATAGAATTGAAATTCCCCACAGAATGGTCATTATTACGTTTCTTTTTCTATTACTCTCTACCCTATCCGTTATGAATGTAAAATAAATAAAAATGGGCATCACCATTAGTGTTAACTGCAACAAAAAATCCTTTACTATGTTCATCTTCGTAACCTTTCAAGAACTTAATAATACTAGTATTTTACATTATACTCTAAAGATTTCATAATTTGTTGACTTTCTTGATATAGGTATAAAGACTAAAGGAATATAGTAGGATTTACTTTCCTCTTGCTTCTCTTAAAATACATAGAAGGAGGGGAAGAAACATGTTAAAAAGAATAATCATCCTTGCGGTTCTCTCAACCATTTTAGTAGTTTTAGTATTGATTAAATCGCATACAGTAGCTCCTGTTCAAACAAATACTAATGGTGATAACAACTCAGGGTTAATTTCGAGCGAATACACGATTAGCAAAATTAGTGGTAATCAATATTATGGAAAAGATAATAACGGGACGGAAATAAACTTTTCGGCTCAAAAAATCCGGTCAGATGATAAGATCAAAGTTCACGATAAGGTTATATGCTATTTTGAAAAAGATAATTTAGGTAAAGGTATTGTTAGAGTAGAAAAGAAATACTAAATGACAATTTATCTTCTGGGATTATTATTTGATCGTTTTGTTTTAATTAGGGTTGATGCTGGCTGTTTTCGAATCCATTTGATGAATTTACTTATCTTTTCATCTTTCTTTAAATCTGGAATGGTATTTAAGCGTACTGCAAGTTCTTTATTGGTATATAAAGCATGAATTTGTTTATGACATGGAATGCACAGGTTGGCTTTCGCTAACTTCCCGCCACCCTCTTCCCGGGGGACTAAATGATGCTCGGTAATCTCAACGTCTTCACGATTACATAATTCACACTGGGCCAGCAATTTTTCACCTACTTTTTTTCATTATGCGCCGCTCTTCTGCCGAAACGTTCTTTTCACAAACTCTCCAATTTCATAAATTGCACGTTTTGCCTCTGGTAATGCATTCCCGCTGATTTGCCACACATGCCACATTCCATCCCAAATCTTACATGAAACCTCTACACCAGCTGCTCTTGCCTGGGCACACAGCTTTTCTGCATCACTTTGCAAAATTTCATGATTACCTGCCTGGATGAACAGCGGTGGAAATCCTGTGAAATCAGCAAATACAGGAGAAATGAGTGGATGATCGAGCGATTCTACTCCTGCATACATACTTGCTGCTTTTCTTACACCACCCAGGTTTAAGTACGGATCCCTTTCTTTATTTCTCCTATAGCTTTCCCCACTACTAGTTAGATCTACCCAAGGAGAAAGACAGACAATAGCCGCTGGGAGTGGTTCATTCTGGTCTCTCAAAACTAGTGTGGTCGCCACGCTTAAGCCACCTCCTGCTGAATCCCCTGCAAAAATGATATTTTCCGGTTTATATCCTTCACGTAAAAGCCACCTGTATACATTAATCGCATCTTCAATTGCGGCCGGAAATGGATGCTCTGGAGCCAGCCGATATTCTGGAAAAAGCACTTTTACCCCAGCTGCTTTCCCAATCCGAGCTGCAAGCGGACGATGAGTGTTCGCAGAACAGAACGCATAACCACCGCCGTGTAAATAAAGGATTACCTTTCCGTCCATCGTCGAGCCTGCAGTAAGCCATTCTGCATACAAACCTTCAATTTGGAGTGACTCTACCATACAACCATCCGGCAATTTTCCTATCCTTCTAGCGACAGAATCCAGCATTTGTCGTTTTTCATTCATTTCTCTGTCCATTACACCCTTACGAAAGGCTCTTTTTACTGACCATTTAATTCCTTTTGCAAAAAAATAACTTTTTTGGATACTTGGCATGTTTTTTTACTCCTTTTTACATAAAGAGTTTTTTTAGTTATATTATACTAGAAAAATCTTCCACTACTATCTTAGTAATGTGGGAACGTTCCATTTTTACTTATATATTAAAAATTTTGTAAAAATTCTGTAACAAACGAACACATCGCTGTAGTACAATTGGAATATGTGATACATACTTTCGGAGGTATAACATGACTCGACTTACAGATCATTTAATAATCATCTCTTTTGATTGTCTTTCCTCTTTAGATTTTACGATACTTAAAGACCTCCCCCATTTTCAAACGATAGTAACCAACGGGGCTTATGTTGAAAATGTAGAGACAATCTATCCTTCTGTCACCTATCCTTGTCATGCAACGATCGTAACCGGAAATTATCCTAATCGGCATGGCGTCATTAATAATACGCTACTGCAACCAGGCATGGTGTCACCAGATTGGAATTGGTTCCGAAAGTGCATTCGAGGAACTACTTTATATGATGAAGTGAAAAAAGCAAATATGACATCGGCTGCATTATTATGGCCAGTTACCGGGAAAGCAAATATTGACTATAATATGCCCGAAATTTTTGCAAATCGCCCATGGCATAATCAAATTATGGTTTCGCTAATGAACGGTACTCCACGTTATCAATTAGAGCTCAATCAGCGATTTGGTCATATCCGAAAGGGGTTAAAACAGCCAGAGCTGGATGACTTCGTTCTAGAGTCAACCGTCCACACCATTAAAACAAAGAAACCTAATCTATTAATGGTCCACTTTACCGACCTAGATACCCAGCGTCATTTTCATGGTTTTTCTTCAGAGGAAGCTATGGCTGCCATTCATCGCCATAATGATCGTCTAGGGAGAATCATTGATGCGTTGAAGGAAAGTGGAATCTATGAGAATTCAACGATCGTGGCCTTAGGTGACCATAGTGCTTTAGATGAAAATAAGGCTGTTAATTTAAACGTATTGTTCCGGAAGAAGAATCTACTTTCGACTAACTCGAAAGAGAAAATAATAAATTGGAAGGCATATTGTAAAAGTTGCGATGGCTCTGCATATATTTACATAAAAGATAAAGAAGATGTTACTACCTTTAACGAAGTAAAAGCTCTTTTAGAAAGGTTGATTCAAGATTCTAATTCAGGAATTGAAAGTATTTTAACAGGAGAACAAGCTGCTGAAAAAGGGGCAGATGGATCCTGTGCGTTTATGATTGAAGCCGCACGTGGTTTTTATTTTTTAGAAGATTATGAAGGCGAATTTATAAAAACAATTACTCGTGAGGATGCTGCAGCAGATAAAAAGTACACCTTAGCCTGTCACGGGTATTCACCACAAAAAGAAAATTACGGTACCATTCTAATGGCATCAGGAAAAGGAATTAAGCCCATTACCCTTCCTTCAATCCGCCTCATTGATGAAGGCCCAACCTTTGCAAGACTTCTAGGTGTCAGCTTAGGAAATACAGATGGAAGGGTTATCGAAGAACTATTAGCTTTATAAAGGGGGAAAATGAATGAGTCGGATGTCAAAGCAAGAAAAGAGCTGGGTGTTTTATGATTGGGCAAACTCTGCCTACTCCATCCTGATTACCACAGCCATTTTTCCGTTATATTTTAAGGCTGCAGCAACTAAAGCAGGTCTTGCAGCCTCCACTTCTACCGCCTATTGGGGTTATGCCAATTCGTTTGCTACACTCCTTATCTCCCTTTGTGCCCCTATTTTAGGCAGTATTGCAGATTTTAAGGGATATAAGAAGCGGTTTTTTACCTTTTTCTTCGGACTTGGAATTGTATTCACGTTGTTGTTAGCAGTTGTTCCAAGTAGCCAATGGCTCATTTTATTAATCTGTTATATGTTTACCGTGATAGGATTCGGGGGAACAAATATTTTCTATGATGCGTTTCTTGTGGACGTCACAACAGAGGAACGGATGAACCAGATTTCATCACGGGGATATGCAATGGGATATATCGGAAGTACAATCCCTTTTATTATCGGTATTGCACTAATTCTTTTATCGGATAGAGGCGTTCTGCCTTTAACCGTTTCGGTAGCAAGTCAGGCATCTTTTGCCATCACTGCTTTATGGTGGGGATTGTTTACGATTCCCATGATAAAACATGTAAAGCAGGTTTACTATAAGGAACGTGTACCAAATCCTATTTCCAATGGTTTTAAACAACTCTTTGAAACCTTTAAAAAGATTAAACTTTACCGGCCATTATTCTTATTTTTAATCGCCTATTTCTTTTACATTGATGGAGTAAATACCATTATCACTATGTCTACCGCCTACGGTTCTGATTTGGGCATAGATTCAACCAACCTATTAATTATTTTGTTTGCCACACAAGTTGTCGCTGCACCGTTTGCCGTTTTATATGGAAGACTTGCAGATAAGTTTAAAAGTAAAACGATGCTGCTCGTAGGAATCTTTGTTTATATCGTCATTTGTACCTATGCATATTTCTTAAAGACGACGTTAGATTTTTGGATTCTTGCGATGCTGGTGGCGTCTTCACAGGGTGGGATTCAAGCTCTAAGCCGCTCGTACTTTGCAAAGCTGGTTCCAAAGGAAAGCTCTAATGAGTTCTTTGGTTTCTATAGTATTTTTTATAAGTTTGCTGCCATACTAGGACCGTTTTTAGTCGGTTTTACTGCCCAGTTAACAGGGAATACAAATAGCGGCGTGTTCAGTTTGATTTTGTTATTTATTGTAGGCGGCATCGTACTTTTACGTGTACCGGAAGCTGAAGATGTTTCGAACTCCCCTACTTGATCTCAAAAAATTTAGGACCAGTTTCCGTTGGGGAACTGGTCTTTCTTTCGTATTATATTGGAAGATTAAGGTAAAATATCCAATCCGGTGAAAAAATGAGCCAATCTGGTCTTCTGTCAAGAAAGTAGACACTAAAATTTGAGATTTTAAAAGCCATTACCACTACCGCACTTCGCTTGGTCAGGTATTAGAAATAGTCAATCGATAACCTTGATTGACTATTTCTAATACCAAATGGCTATCCTATGAGATATTTTCTACTTTATCTTGGTGGTGATATCTCTCAAATTGATTTGGTGAATAATGCCCTAAAGTCGAGTGTTTTCGTTTTTCATTATAAAAACCACTAATATAGGAATTAATTGCTTTTATAGCTTCGGCCCTGGTCCTAAAACGCCTTCTGTAAATCAAATCTTTCTTAATTGTGGCATGGAAGGATTCTATACAAGCATTATCGTAAGGGTCACCTTTTTTGCTCATACTTATATTCATTTTTTGCTCTTTCAAAATATCAATATACTCTTTAGAACAATACTGGGAACCCCGGTCAGAATGATGAACTATTCCTGTACCGGGCTGTCTTGAAATGATCGCCATCTTTAATGCTTGTATACATAACTCTTTCCTCATGTGTGAGGCAAGACTCCACCCCACAATTTTTCTGGAGTAAAGGTCCATTACAGAAGATAAATATATCCAGCCTTCTAAAGTCCAAATGTACGTAATATCAGATACCCAAACTAGATTAGGTTCTTCTACGTCAAATTGTCGGTTAAGCAGATTAGGATAAATATATAGGTCATGATTGGAATCTGTTGTGACTACAAACTTCTCTTTCGACGTTGCCTTTAATCCCATTTCTTTCATCATACGAGCCACGGTTTTTTGTGAAATGATATAACCCCATTCCACAAGGTCAGCGTGAACTCTAGGACTTCCATAAGTCCCAAAACTTTCATGAAAGGACTTACTTATTTTCTGTTTGATCTCCGAACGATAGACTTCTTTCTCAGATTGCGGTTGGTTCTGCTTCTTCAGCCATTTATAATAGCCACTCTTTGAAACGTTTAGAACTTCACACATCTTCTCCACAGCGTGCTCATCAGAGTGGGCTTGAATAAAGGTATATATTACGCTTGGTTTTTCGTGAAGATGTGCATCGCCTTTTTTAAAATTTCGTTTTCCTCTCTTAACTGTTGTAATTCTTTCTCATGTTGCTTTTTTAATTTTTCAAGCTCTTTAGGTGTAATGTATTCCTTACCTTCCTGGCTAACATTTACTTTCTCCTTATACGCTGCCACCCAACGACTAACAGTCTTATAAGAGATCTCTAATTCCTTAGAAACATCTGTGGCTTTTTTCCCTTCTTCAACAACTAACTTTGAAACATAATCTCTGTACTCTTGAGTATGATGTTTCTTCATATGAACACGTCCTTTTAAATGATGATTGTATTATAAACTAAATCTCATTTATACGTGTCCACTTTTTAGACTAACCTCAAATCATCTCGAAAAATAAGCCAATGCCTGACAAAAATGAGCCATTCCCTCACCAAAATCAGCCAATACAACCGAAAAATGAGCCATTCACCTTAAATCGCATAAAAATCTCTTGTGTTTTGGAGTAGGATATCGCCAACTTCAGTTGACTTACGATTTTTTATAGAAGCAATTTTACTAATCGAATGTTGCATCATATTGGGATGAGTCATTTGCCCAAGAAATGGGCCTTTAAAACGCCAAGGACCATCTGTTTCGACCATTAGTCTCTCTATTGGAACATTAACCACTATATCTTGAATCTCTTTTTTGTATACAACATCAGGTGTAACTGAAATAAAATATCCATTTCTCATCATTCTTGTTATCGTTTTGCGATCCCCTTTAAACCAATGAAAATGGGCTTTTCCGATTGAATGCTTTTCTAATAAATCGCAAACTACAGACGCATCCTCATACACCGCATGTAGCACAATCGGTTTGTCATTTTTCTTTGCTAATTTAATAAAAGCCTCTACAAACTCCACATATTGTTCATATTGACTAGAAGTGATTTTATTGTCAAGACGTTGATAATAAGGAAGTCCTACTTCTCCAATCGCAACCATTTCATCCCGATGGGCATCAATCCATGTAAAAAGGTCACTTTTTTCTTCATCTGTAGGAAGAGGCTGTTCCGGGTGAAAACCAAACGCCGGTTTCACTTTATGGAAGGTTTGTGATAATTGAAGATTTCTTTTACACGATGTAAGATGATTCGAAACGGTAACAAGTGCATCAATGGATTGAGAGTCTTCCATTAAAGTAGTTAATTCCTGCTCACTATACTGATCTAAATGAATATGTGCATCTATCATTCTCAATATTGCCATCTCCTTTTGGAAACGTTCATTATTAAAATAATACAAAAAAGCACCTGGGCTCCCAAACCCAAGTGCTTCATCAAATATTATTTTACATCATAACCTTGATCATCAATTGTTTCTTTAATCGTGCTAAGAGTAACCACGCTAGGATCAAATTCCACATCTACTTGACCTTTATCAAGTTTTACATCGACTTTCTTAACGCCCTGAAGTCCGCCTACACTTCCCTCAACCGCTTTAACACAATGACCACATGACATTCCGCTTACATTTAAAGTTACTTGTTCCATGATATATTTCCTCCTATTTTTTCATTAATTTTTGAATCGTAACTAAAACTTCATCCACGACCTCGAAATCGCCTTCTTGAATTCTCTCTACTACGCAGCTTTTCATATGTCCTTCAAGTAAGACTTTAGCCACACTATTTAAGGCGGATTGAGTCGCAGAAATCTGAGTAATCACATCATCACAGTACGTATCTTTTTCAATTAAGCCTTTAATCCCACGGATTTGGCCTTCAATTCGATTCAATCTAGTCACAAGGTTGCTTTTCACTTTATCTGAATGATGACTCTTTCGATGACTGCCTTCGTGATCGCAGCATGACTCATCGATCATCTCTTCCAGTTCATGTTCATTGGACATCTATTTGCCCCCTTTTTTGAATACATTATATCATACCCCCGTATAGTAATGCGACGGGCGTAAATTAACATCTTTTCAAACTTATTGGCTTTTCTCAACTATTTAATTTCAATAACATATGAAAACACTCTTACTTTTCCATCTTGTTTAAACTCAGCCCATATTTTGTATTTTCCCGGTTGGTCAAACTGTGTCTCAAAGACTGGTTTGGTTTCATTTTGCGGGTGCACATGCAAGTATTCGTTAGCTGTTTCATTTAAGATTACCACATGTCCTGCTGCACCTAGATAAGGTTCCAATGAGGTTTCATCCACCTTGAATGAAAGTATGACAGACCTTTTTGCTTCAAAAGAACTAACTTCCATTTCCGCCGTTTTTCCATCTATGGTTTTTACGAAATTCTCATCAACTTTAAGTTGGTTATGG
The window above is part of the Bacillus sp. SORGH_AS_0510 genome. Proteins encoded here:
- the copZ gene encoding copper chaperone CopZ gives rise to the protein MEQVTLNVSGMSCGHCVKAVEGSVGGLQGVKKVDVKLDKGQVDVEFDPSVVTLSTIKETIDDQGYDVK
- a CDS encoding IS3 family transposase; the encoded protein is MTTVKRGKRNFKKGDAHLHEKPSVIYTFIQAHSDEHAVEKMCEVLNVSKSGYYKWLKKQNQPQSEKEVYRSEIKQKISKSFHESFGTYGSPRVHADLVEWGYIISQKTVARMMKEMGLKATSKEKFVVTTDSNHDLYIYPNLLNRQFDVEEPNLVWVSDITYIWTLEGWIYLSSVMDLYSRKIVGWSLASHMRKELCIQALKMAIISRQPGTGIVHHSDRGSQYCSKEYIDILKEQKMNISMSKKGDPYDNACIESFHATIKKDLIYRRRFRTRAEAIKAINSYISGFYNEKRKHSTLGHYSPNQFERYHHQDKVENIS
- a CDS encoding ectonucleotide pyrophosphatase/phosphodiesterase; its protein translation is MTRLTDHLIIISFDCLSSLDFTILKDLPHFQTIVTNGAYVENVETIYPSVTYPCHATIVTGNYPNRHGVINNTLLQPGMVSPDWNWFRKCIRGTTLYDEVKKANMTSAALLWPVTGKANIDYNMPEIFANRPWHNQIMVSLMNGTPRYQLELNQRFGHIRKGLKQPELDDFVLESTVHTIKTKKPNLLMVHFTDLDTQRHFHGFSSEEAMAAIHRHNDRLGRIIDALKESGIYENSTIVALGDHSALDENKAVNLNVLFRKKNLLSTNSKEKIINWKAYCKSCDGSAYIYIKDKEDVTTFNEVKALLERLIQDSNSGIESILTGEQAAEKGADGSCAFMIEAARGFYFLEDYEGEFIKTITREDAAADKKYTLACHGYSPQKENYGTILMASGKGIKPITLPSIRLIDEGPTFARLLGVSLGNTDGRVIEELLAL
- a CDS encoding metal-sensitive transcriptional regulator, giving the protein MSNEHELEEMIDESCCDHEGSHRKSHHSDKVKSNLVTRLNRIEGQIRGIKGLIEKDTYCDDVITQISATQSALNSVAKVLLEGHMKSCVVERIQEGDFEVVDEVLVTIQKLMKK
- a CDS encoding ATP-binding protein, whose amino-acid sequence is MNIVKDFLLQLTLMVMPIFIYFTFITDRVESNRKRNVIMTILWGISILFCMSFPVSFGENARLELRIIPLLIGSLYGGFWPSIFLSSLIILYRLYLGINLGFYNTIIVLVFTLPVILFFRKLFVSSKKDKKVKIAIGLSLYYCLAGLTIFGILRGFSIDYLKVQLIHLIFAVVFTWFFTLLVETIREAHQLRLEMQQSEKLRVISELTSVFAHEIRNPMQVTRGFLQLLDEPNLSKNKKEFIQISIEELDRANEIINDFLSFGKPTINNFEKIDVGNQLKRVVNILQSYSRNHNVKIITDFQSNCWIDANPQKLNQSLINVLKNAIESMPNGGTVWMTCSSTEDSFIRITIRDQGIGMTKKQIERLGSPFYSLKESGTGLGMMVSFQIIQSFKGKIQVNSEIDKGTEFIILIPEVE
- a CDS encoding transposase, whose protein sequence is MKKHHTQEYRDYVSKLVVEEGKKATDVSKELEISYKTVSRWVAAYKEKVNVSQEGKEYITPKELEKLKKQHEKELQQLREENEILKKAMHIFTKNQA
- a CDS encoding MFS transporter → MSRMSKQEKSWVFYDWANSAYSILITTAIFPLYFKAAATKAGLAASTSTAYWGYANSFATLLISLCAPILGSIADFKGYKKRFFTFFFGLGIVFTLLLAVVPSSQWLILLICYMFTVIGFGGTNIFYDAFLVDVTTEERMNQISSRGYAMGYIGSTIPFIIGIALILLSDRGVLPLTVSVASQASFAITALWWGLFTIPMIKHVKQVYYKERVPNPISNGFKQLFETFKKIKLYRPLFLFLIAYFFYIDGVNTIITMSTAYGSDLGIDSTNLLIILFATQVVAAPFAVLYGRLADKFKSKTMLLVGIFVYIVICTYAYFLKTTLDFWILAMLVASSQGGIQALSRSYFAKLVPKESSNEFFGFYSIFYKFAAILGPFLVGFTAQLTGNTNSGVFSLILLFIVGGIVLLRVPEAEDVSNSPT
- a CDS encoding TatD family hydrolase yields the protein MLRMIDAHIHLDQYSEQELTTLMEDSQSIDALVTVSNHLTSCKRNLQLSQTFHKVKPAFGFHPEQPLPTDEEKSDLFTWIDAHRDEMVAIGEVGLPYYQRLDNKITSSQYEQYVEFVEAFIKLAKKNDKPIVLHAVYEDASVVCDLLEKHSIGKAHFHWFKGDRKTITRMMRNGYFISVTPDVVYKKEIQDIVVNVPIERLMVETDGPWRFKGPFLGQMTHPNMMQHSISKIASIKNRKSTEVGDILLQNTRDFYAI
- a CDS encoding alpha/beta hydrolase; this translates as MPSIQKSYFFAKGIKWSVKRAFRKGVMDREMNEKRQMLDSVARRIGKLPDGCMVESLQIEGLYAEWLTAGSTMDGKVILYLHGGGYAFCSANTHRPLAARIGKAAGVKVLFPEYRLAPEHPFPAAIEDAINVYRWLLREGYKPENIIFAGDSAGGGLSVATTLVLRDQNEPLPAAIVCLSPWVDLTSSGESYRRNKERDPYLNLGGVRKAASMYAGVESLDHPLISPVFADFTGFPPLFIQAGNHEILQSDAEKLCAQARAAGVEVSCKIWDGMWHVWQISGNALPEAKRAIYEIGEFVKRTFRQKSGA
- a CDS encoding HNH endonuclease, which produces MLAQCELCNREDVEITEHHLVPREEGGGKLAKANLCIPCHKQIHALYTNKELAVRLNTIPDLKKDEKISKFIKWIRKQPASTLIKTKRSNNNPRR